The proteins below are encoded in one region of Neisseria macacae ATCC 33926:
- a CDS encoding sodium:proton antiporter has product MRRLPILSLILLPAVSHAADFDGATLSLFWGAPFALILLSIALGPLFFAHTWHHHFGKITAFWTLLFLVPFAVVFGFGAGVHTVAHALVEEYIPFILLLLALYTISGGILVWGKLNGTPALNTGLLAAGTVMASFMGTTGAAMLMIRPLLKANHYRKNKVHVVIFFIFLVANIGGGLTPLGDPPLFLGFLKGVDFMWTVKHMLMPVLISTVVLLLVFYIIDSRYHAREANVEQIRQEEEVDEDLRIAGKWNFLLLAGVVGAVLLSGLWKPDHPGFEILGSHYALQNLVRDVILLVLTMVSLLITPKQVRAGNEFNFDPIAEVGKLFLGIFITISPVLAILKAGEAGALGAVVSLVHDASGNPINTMYFWMSGLLSAFLDNAPTYLVFFNMAGGDAQALMTGHLFHSLLAVSMGSVFMGALTYIGNAPNFMVKAIAEQRGVPMPTFFGYMMWSVGVLIPLFILHTLIFFVWQLF; this is encoded by the coding sequence ATGCGCCGCTTACCAATTCTATCCCTCATCCTGCTTCCCGCTGTGTCTCACGCCGCTGATTTTGACGGCGCGACGCTCAGTCTGTTTTGGGGTGCGCCGTTCGCGTTGATTCTTTTGTCTATCGCGTTGGGTCCGCTCTTTTTCGCGCATACCTGGCATCACCATTTCGGCAAGATTACGGCGTTTTGGACGCTGCTGTTTTTGGTTCCGTTCGCCGTTGTGTTCGGTTTCGGAGCGGGTGTGCATACGGTTGCTCATGCGTTGGTTGAGGAATATATCCCCTTTATCCTGCTGCTTTTGGCTTTGTACACGATTTCGGGCGGGATTTTGGTTTGGGGTAAGCTCAATGGTACGCCTGCGTTGAATACCGGGTTGCTGGCGGCGGGGACGGTGATGGCGTCTTTTATGGGGACGACCGGTGCGGCAATGCTGATGATTCGTCCGCTGCTGAAAGCAAATCATTACCGCAAGAATAAGGTGCATGTTGTTATATTCTTTATCTTTTTGGTGGCAAACATCGGCGGCGGCCTGACGCCGTTGGGCGATCCTCCGCTGTTTTTGGGCTTCTTGAAGGGCGTGGATTTCATGTGGACGGTAAAACACATGTTGATGCCCGTATTGATCAGTACGGTGGTGCTGTTGCTGGTGTTTTATATTATCGACAGCCGTTATCACGCGCGTGAAGCCAATGTGGAACAGATTCGTCAGGAAGAGGAGGTCGATGAAGATTTGCGCATTGCCGGCAAATGGAATTTCCTGCTGCTGGCGGGCGTGGTCGGTGCGGTTTTGCTGTCCGGCTTGTGGAAGCCCGATCATCCGGGTTTTGAGATTTTAGGCAGCCACTATGCGTTGCAAAACTTGGTGCGCGATGTGATTTTGCTGGTGCTGACCATGGTTTCGCTGCTGATTACGCCCAAACAGGTCAGGGCGGGCAATGAATTCAATTTCGACCCGATTGCCGAAGTGGGCAAACTGTTTTTGGGTATTTTCATTACGATTTCCCCTGTTTTGGCGATTTTGAAGGCAGGCGAGGCGGGTGCGCTGGGCGCAGTGGTGTCGTTGGTGCATGACGCTTCGGGCAATCCGATTAATACGATGTATTTCTGGATGAGCGGTTTGTTGTCCGCATTTTTGGATAATGCGCCGACTTATCTGGTGTTCTTCAATATGGCGGGCGGCGATGCTCAGGCGCTGATGACGGGGCATCTGTTCCATTCACTGTTGGCAGTATCTATGGGTTCGGTGTTTATGGGTGCGCTCACTTATATCGGCAATGCGCCGAACTTTATGGTTAAAGCGATTGCCGAGCAGCGCGGCGTGCCGATGCCGACTTTCTTCGGTTATATGATGTGGTCGGTGGGGGTATTGATTCCGCTGTTTATACTGCACACGCTGATCTTCTTCGTTTGGCAGTTGTTCTGA
- a CDS encoding TetR/AcrR family transcriptional regulator, with protein MKTLYEQNQDLSTVMTASKQQTIADTARRLFHEHGFSAVSVGGICAEAAVSRVTFYKYYSGKNALLQEIVTKQKNRVRAEFENLLARQCSLREAAEAVFALQRQSFDELYSAAFLRDIEENTDLELERFFHELNEEKYAFMRGFFHTLQQRRLIQPDLPVELIDLFIRQADILMRHPQLAALYAAAPQKLPQDVLGLLLHGLAGEEGRNEGGD; from the coding sequence ATGAAAACCCTTTATGAACAAAATCAAGACCTTTCTACCGTCATGACCGCCAGCAAACAACAAACCATCGCCGACACCGCCCGCCGCCTGTTCCACGAACACGGCTTTTCCGCCGTATCCGTAGGCGGAATCTGCGCCGAGGCCGCCGTCAGCCGCGTTACCTTTTACAAATATTACAGCGGTAAAAACGCGCTCTTGCAGGAAATCGTTACCAAACAGAAAAACCGCGTCCGTGCCGAATTCGAAAACCTGCTCGCACGGCAATGCAGCCTGCGTGAAGCCGCTGAAGCCGTGTTCGCCCTGCAACGGCAGTCGTTCGACGAGCTTTATTCCGCCGCCTTTCTGCGCGATATTGAAGAAAATACCGATTTGGAGCTGGAGCGGTTTTTCCATGAGTTGAACGAAGAAAAATACGCCTTTATGCGCGGTTTCTTCCATACCCTGCAACAACGCCGCCTGATCCAGCCCGATTTGCCGGTGGAACTCATCGACCTGTTCATCCGTCAGGCGGATATATTGATGCGCCATCCGCAACTGGCCGCGCTTTATGCCGCTGCGCCGCAAAAGCTGCCTCAAGACGTATTGGGATTGCTGCTGCACGGCTTGGCGGGAGAAGAAGGAAGGAACGAGGGAGGGGATTGA
- a CDS encoding TonB-dependent receptor — protein MQKPALRRLPLLLAAAFASEWIYAADAAQDAEQVQLEEVVVTGERTNRSGFETATSNRVFTTPNIDRSGHNLSATDLLKQTVNTVDLGSGNDLPTVRGVDGSGPAVGAVAFFAGTRPRLNLSIDGRSATYNEFAFGTQSLWDMQQVEVLRGPQSHVRGQNAVAGAVVMRSKDPTDEWEGALRLGLGNQKTRNVAGVVSGPIVKNNLAFRLSAERQQRESYEPFVSYEPTGNPRRVENTNVRFKLLLTPENHPDFYSRLTLNHIRSRAPQNEIMGNTASRRFLKEKPVFVTGSTSGIWDVSWQLNDYLKLENKLVYGRYHNERLHLPMTISPQGVPAELKGRELQWEPVLHFSNKGRLKGLAGLHYFRSKQDEWVDIRSVGGRNTFDDRNSVRALFAETTYSPSEKWDITAAARIEKETHKRSGGSGALHLDLDKGQTVFLPKIDIAFKPTDQWVSGIKAARGYNPGGAGITFGRPVVTYTYEPEYVNNYEWYTRWRSADRRLQLSGNLFLNHYRDMQLPFYLGTNSVVIRNAKKVHTYGAELAADWQATDSLKLTTGLGLLNTKIKSYPDSGIEGNKLGRAPKYTANIGVKYLNDKGWEAGGDVRFYGGYYSAADNAESGKIGAYNQVNLYTAYNFKQGRVSLYADNVFNRRRPIFISSADRQDALYQRPRSVGVSAEWKF, from the coding sequence ATGCAGAAACCCGCCCTCCGCCGCCTGCCGCTGCTGCTTGCCGCCGCCTTTGCCTCCGAATGGATTTATGCCGCCGATGCGGCGCAAGATGCGGAACAGGTGCAGTTGGAAGAAGTCGTCGTAACCGGCGAACGCACCAACCGCAGCGGCTTTGAAACTGCCACGTCCAACCGCGTTTTCACCACGCCCAACATCGACCGCAGCGGCCACAACCTTTCCGCGACCGACCTGCTCAAACAGACCGTGAACACGGTGGACTTGGGCAGCGGCAACGATTTGCCGACCGTGCGCGGCGTGGACGGCTCCGGCCCCGCTGTCGGCGCAGTGGCGTTTTTCGCGGGCACGCGGCCGCGCCTGAACCTGTCCATAGACGGCCGCTCCGCCACTTACAATGAATTCGCCTTCGGCACGCAGTCGCTGTGGGACATGCAGCAGGTGGAAGTATTGCGCGGGCCGCAAAGCCATGTACGCGGGCAGAACGCGGTGGCTGGCGCGGTGGTGATGCGTTCTAAAGATCCGACCGACGAATGGGAAGGCGCGCTGCGCTTGGGTTTGGGCAACCAGAAAACGCGTAATGTCGCCGGCGTAGTGTCCGGCCCGATTGTGAAAAACAACCTTGCCTTCAGATTGAGCGCGGAGCGGCAGCAACGCGAAAGTTACGAGCCGTTCGTATCCTACGAGCCGACCGGCAACCCGCGCCGCGTGGAAAACACCAACGTGCGCTTCAAACTCCTGCTCACGCCCGAAAACCATCCCGATTTTTACAGCCGCCTGACGCTGAACCACATCCGTTCGCGCGCGCCGCAAAACGAAATCATGGGCAACACCGCCAGCCGCCGTTTTTTAAAAGAAAAGCCCGTGTTCGTAACCGGCTCGACATCGGGCATCTGGGACGTATCGTGGCAGCTTAACGACTATCTGAAACTGGAAAACAAACTGGTTTACGGCCGCTACCACAACGAGCGGCTGCACCTGCCGATGACCATCAGCCCGCAAGGCGTGCCCGCAGAACTCAAAGGCCGTGAACTGCAATGGGAGCCGGTATTGCATTTTTCCAACAAAGGCCGTCTGAAAGGCCTTGCCGGACTGCACTACTTCCGCAGCAAACAAGACGAATGGGTAGATATCCGCAGCGTCGGCGGCCGCAACACCTTTGACGATCGCAACAGCGTGCGCGCCCTGTTTGCCGAAACCACATACAGCCCCAGCGAAAAATGGGACATCACGGCCGCCGCCCGCATTGAAAAAGAAACGCACAAACGAAGCGGCGGCAGCGGCGCGCTGCACCTCGATTTAGACAAAGGCCAGACCGTGTTCCTGCCCAAAATCGACATCGCCTTCAAACCCACCGACCAATGGGTCAGCGGCATCAAAGCCGCGCGCGGCTACAACCCCGGCGGCGCGGGCATCACCTTCGGCCGCCCCGTCGTAACCTACACTTATGAACCCGAATATGTGAACAACTACGAGTGGTACACCCGCTGGCGCAGCGCAGACCGCCGCCTGCAACTCTCCGGCAACCTGTTCCTGAACCACTACCGCGACATGCAGCTCCCCTTCTATCTCGGCACCAACTCCGTCGTCATCCGCAACGCCAAAAAAGTCCACACCTACGGCGCAGAACTCGCCGCCGACTGGCAGGCGACCGACAGCCTGAAACTCACCACCGGACTGGGGCTGCTCAACACCAAAATCAAAAGCTATCCCGACAGCGGCATCGAAGGCAACAAACTCGGCCGCGCGCCCAAATACACCGCCAACATCGGCGTGAAATACCTGAACGACAAAGGCTGGGAAGCCGGCGGCGACGTGCGCTTCTACGGCGGCTACTACTCCGCCGCCGACAATGCCGAATCAGGCAAAATCGGCGCATACAACCAAGTCAACCTCTACACCGCCTACAACTTCAAACAAGGCCGCGTCTCGCTCTACGCCGACAACGTGTTCAACCGCCGCCGCCCCATATTCATTTCCAGCGCCGACCGCCAAGACGCGCTCTACCAACGCCCCAGAAGCGTAGGCGTGAGCGCGGAATGGAAGTTTTAG